CGTAGCATGGTCATGAAGTGGGGGCTTTCTGAAAAACTGGGCCCATTGCTTTACGAGGAAGAAGAGCAAAGTTTTTTAGGCAGTACTTCTAAAACATCATCTGTTTCAGGTGAAACAGCAAAGCTAATTGATAGCGAAGTAAGACGTTTAATTGATGTTAATTATAATCGTTCAACTGATATATTAACTAAGCATAAAGACAAGCTTGAAATAATGGCTGAAGCACTTATGCAATATGAAACGATTGATGCTGATCAAATTAAAAATATTATGGAAGGCCGCGAACCCGGTGAGCCCAAAGATTGGATGGAGCCAGGTTCTAAGGGGGCAGAAGCTGCAGAAAAGTCATTAGACCCTGATTCACTGGTTGAAGATGATCTTACTGGAGGTGGAGTCGATTCTAATGCAGCAGAACCAAAGCTTAACTGATTACTATTTTCTAACCTGTCTAGTTGTAAATTAGGCAGGTTTTTTATTGGATCCTTATGGACACTCTACTAAATCAGCAGCAGCCACTCATAATGGGTGTATTAAATGTTACGCCAGATTCATTTTCGGATGGTGGTCGCTACACGAGTAAGGATTTGCTTGTAAGTCGAATTCAGTCGATGGTTAATGATGGTGCTGATATTATTGATATTGGTGGTGAATCAACCAGGCCTGGTTCTGTCAGTGTTACAGAACAAATGGAGTTGGATCGAGTCTTGCCAGCTATTGAGTTGGTTCAGTCCTTAACAGATTTACCTATCTCTGTTGACACGTCTAAGCCAGGGGTTATGCGACAAGTTCTGATGCGTAATGTCGCAATGGTTAACGACATAAATGCATTGCAGGATCCACAAGCATTGGCTTTAGTGTCAAGTTCTTGCGCTTATGTGTGTTTAATGCACAAGCAAGGCCAGCCGCAGACTATGCAACAATCTCCAGCTTATTATGATGTTGTGAGTGAGGTCGCTAGCTTTTTAAAGCACAGAGTCGATGTTTGTTTGCAAGCGGGTATTGCTACGGGTCGTATTGTGCTGGATCCAGGTTTTGGATTTGGTAAACAATTGCAGCATAATTTAGCGTTATTTAAAAG
The nucleotide sequence above comes from Thiomicrospira sp. R3. Encoded proteins:
- the folP gene encoding dihydropteroate synthase gives rise to the protein MDTLLNQQQPLIMGVLNVTPDSFSDGGRYTSKDLLVSRIQSMVNDGADIIDIGGESTRPGSVSVTEQMELDRVLPAIELVQSLTDLPISVDTSKPGVMRQVLMRNVAMVNDINALQDPQALALVSSSCAYVCLMHKQGQPQTMQQSPAYYDVVSEVASFLKHRVDVCLQAGIATGRIVLDPGFGFGKQLQHNLALFKSLSELKKLGYPLLIGVSRKSMLGQILDDLPVDQRLLPSVIAAILAVEQGVKIVRVHDVKETRQAFTLLGALTRKLNRV